The nucleotide window ttaACTACCATACATATgtagaaaattataagaattagCGATAAACTTATTTAACAAGAATATTTCTGACCAGCTAGGTTGGCTCAAATACATAATGTTTTGTCCTTTCTTGAGCGGCACCACCCGTAATACATTCAGTATTGAAAAGGTACGATTTAGGTATAGGTACGACTTAAGCAAACTTGGACCACTTTGGAGAAAAGTATAAAGAAATCCATGGGAAACTACTGGAAGGCTGTGCGCTTCTTgagaattttagaaatttttggagGTAGTCGGAAGTTTTTCATACTTCAGACGGAGCTCCATTAACAgttatgatatttttaaaattgcaacacAAATTCTGATCCAATTTCGGTATTAGTCCACCAACGGTACCTGCCGTAAATAGCTGAGTGGTTAGAATAACAGCCAGAAAAGCTTAGTGGTGGCTGGTTTAGAGCATTTAACATTCTTATTAAGACTACTGCAAAAATCACCCCGTGATAGATATCAATAAAATCACTTGTCCAGGGTCTTATGGAGatgggggcaaagttgggCCATGATTTAGGGCGGTAAACCATGAAGACCGGCGGACTTTCCTGGtcggcggtttttcttggagATAAGGaggcggtgattaaaaatttccaatggCGTTAACAAGTCTGGCCCAGTGGGTCAGACTTGTTAACGCCGACCCTGACTgcactcaaaatattcatcCTCTCCACCAGATCTTGTACCCAGGTCATCATTAATGGAGGTGGGTACTCTTAGCCCGGAAAAGCGCTGCACCTTCAGATGTTTCGCAGTGCCTACCAGCCTACAACTCAATTTAGCTCAACCGAGAAAAAACTTACAGTTAAACCCTCGCTCTAATatggtaatttattaaaagaggTTCTTGGAAAAGAGACGTATGGCCCCGCAACCCACGGCTATAATCAAGGGTGCCGCTAAGTATACAAATTATCTTGTCTGCATATAAACCAACTTTTTGCACATAACAATAACAAGCAGAAGAGAAGTCGAGCGACATCACAGGAGGCATCGGAAATGAGTGACATACGAGTTTCGTTAAACAGCTGAGCAGACACGATAGCTACGCGAGTCATGGCCGATTTACTTTAACAAATTGCTGTCTCTTGTCGGCCATAAGCGACTGTCTGTCACAACGACGACGACTGCCAACCAACACTCATTTTGGGCCCAATTAGTTGAATTAACTCTCAAACTTCGCATTTTAAACCACGAACCTCCCACACTTTCATTGCAATGAGGTAGTGCCTAATTGTAAGAGGTAGGTGTAAACATGCCCTGTTGTGTGTTTAGGATCTCAGACGAGATCGCGTATATTATTAACACAAATAATACGTGTAATAAGACGTTTAAATGGGTTGGCGTGCGAGGTGTGAAAGTGGGTACGAATTCCTTGCAAATAGCAATTAGCAACAGCAACAGCGTTGGGTACTTTTTCACAGAAACCATTAGATTGTCTATGGGTTGGATTTTTTGCTGTAATAGCTCACATCTGCTAGCATCAACACCAACACTAGACAGTCAGCAGGTATCAATTAGCTGCTACTCAAAAATGTCCCAGTTTGAGTGTCTAGAACTTGATTGAGTGAACGGAAAAATAGTCTCTTGTTGGCTTGTTGGCTGTAAATTTCCGACATTATTCAATGACGACAAAATATTAATGCGACGACGGCTTTATTGCGGTTTTAAAGACTCGAGAGTGTTTCCTTAGTTCCCCAAAACGATTTCAGCTTTAAAGCCGGTGCCAGCAACATTTGTCGACGCCTCGCTTCATTTCCAGCTTTAAACGTTCCTTTTATCTCAATTAATTGCTTTGGTGTTTCGCTTAATGAAGTCGTATGTGTTTTCGAAACCTGAATTGAATGTAGAAATAGAATAATATGCAAATACCTCTGGGATGTCTCAGAGTTAATAACACATGTTAGAATGCGCAAGGGTTAAGTCGGTTAAATCAGAAAGAAGATAAGAGTTTTGAAGCGCATCAATATGCTGTATCGGGTGTGTGGATTTGGACTTAAGCTGAAAAACATCCACCATTGAGAATTTTTCGTAAATCTGTGTCCTTTGTGCAGTCCCCAGTCCCGTACTGTGAGTTGTGAGTGTGTGATCATCAAAAGAAACTCAAGGATTCGTTGAAAAATCAGTGGCATGCCTGAGATCAATTCATCTCTAGtcagatgtttgatggtaaatagtagattgcttaataaaaaaataaaatctgtgGTCTCCAGCTTATTGCTAGGTTTTCTTAATGATCACCCCAGTGGAGTGAAAAAGTATTCGTATGCCTTCAATTTTATGAGAAGAGTTGATATAACAAATCTTAATGGTAAAGTTAATTTGACTGAATACTCTATTCaagcttttcaatttttcacaaaGGAAGTAATACGAGtatgtattttagtaaaatataaatatttattggagAATCAAAATGTGTAGCAAAAGAGTATTCGTACATCTACTATCATAATAAAAGCGTAatcaaataacaaataaaaatatcaatacttTGTTGGATATCTATTGGAAACAATAAAACTCTGCAATCGTCGTGATATTCAagaaaccaaattttcaattactttttgaCTAATTAAGGAtcatttttgcagaaaataacTTTCCAAAACACCTTTGCTCGACATGTCATGTTTCCTAATTTGTTTCTTTAAGTATGTGCCTAAGTGCTCAATAGGATTTAGATCTGGAGATTGTGGAGGCGTTTTTAATACGTAAGGGacattatatgtataatagcCATTCTTGAATAAGTCTAGAGGAATGTTTGGggtcattgtcttgttggaactAATAAGAGCCGTGTATTCTTAATTTAATGGCATTCTACTTCagatttttacttcaaatatCTCGGTACATAAACCTGTCCATAATTCCATCAATAAAATGAAGGTTACCAACACTTCCCAGAAACCCCAAATCATTTGACTTCCGCCACCATACCTTATAGTGAATtttaaatgctgttttttcaGAGCTTTCTCCACACGTAACGACGTCCGTCTGGTccaagaatattaaatttactttcaactGAAAAATTACTGGACGCCAGTGCTCCATTGATTTATTCACGTGCTCTCTTGCAAATTGAACTTTCTTCTTGCGATTGGTGTCACTAATCCAAAGTTTTTTCTAGATATTCTGCTATGCAATGTAGCTTCTTTTAGAACATTTCCAATAGTTTGGGCAGATACTCTGGAGCCagtagtatttttaaaatccgaTGCAAGTTTTGCGGCACTAATCGAaaggttttcttttatttcacgAAAAATGAGGTTGCGTTGCCGATTCTTTAtctttctttgtttttctCCCCGGACTGTTGATAGGACATTTGCCGGATTGCTCAATTGATTTATAACGTATGGGGAgtattttttagcaattttacGTAATAAATTTCCTTGTTTATGCAGATCGACAATTAGATTACGCATATCAAGACTTCATTCGGATACTTTTCGAGGCATGCTGACGGTTCAGACTGCAGTTAAATTAGTTAGCATGTAGAACTCACTAGCAATAAACTATTAACGCTGAGATTAAAAACTTCAAgcaagtaaaaaatttcataaattgaTTGTTTGTCTTGGggtacgaatactttttgaACGTAAGTTTTCTGTGCTCATTCAAAAAcatgttataaataaatttactgcaatttaaaatgtgtGTTGGTCAGAAATTTTACTATAACAACAGTTAGAACcgataattttctaaaatacctTTTCAAATACATACGTACTTCAAAGAAAACAGCATATTGCCTATTTATTGGTCAACTGCCTGAATACTTTTTGTACCCACTGTAGGTGCCAgaatgacaaaaaaagttaaatttaataaggtcggaaatcaaaataaaactaataagaTGGCACCTAAATGTGTCTGCTATTGTGTTATTTAATACGCAATGGCGGACACATTTCGGTATTCctcatatttttaacttaaataatatgtaatgCATATACTAAAATTATCCAATTGAAATGTGTAAcggaatattttgaaaatatgtaggTGTATAAATAACAGGACATTACTTTAATGTGGTGGTATTCTAAAATATCGGATCGATATTTTAAGCCCGTTCGTGTGCATCAAGGATTATTCATATGACCTCGTTGTTACTAAAGCAAATTAATCATCGcaattaaatattgtaaaaattatttatatgaaagtGATTCCTAGATATTCATAGTAAAGTCCTGAACGCTCTTCTCATGCGAACTCCTGCAATCGCTTTGTTCTCATAGGTGCGTACGTGCCTTTTTTGGGCTGCCGTggctatttattttcaaaattttttatcaaaatttctagTTATTTTGCGGCTCATTACACAGGTAAAAGTTGATACCTACATTGTTTACATCCGGGAATATTTATGAAGAATAATACTCAAGGAAATGCTCAGTGGGGGAGTCGTTTGGCGGACATCCAGGCACCTGTCCATATGTTTAAATTAGTACGTTTCAAATGTCTGCTTACTTTGGCAGCTTCCGAGGCAACAACTCATCTCCGCTCATTTAAAGACAATTGTTGGAAGTGATAATAAGTTTGTGCTTTACGTTGGTTAAATACTGTTTTAAAAGTAGGAACTCGGAGCGTATTATTTTCTTGATCTTAGGCCTGATACGTCTTTGTAGGTGCTGCTTAGATGATTTGAACTGGATTTTTCTCAGATGAATCCAGAAAATTGGATTAATTAAAGAagttgataaataatttttttctgtcccAGGGGGATTTTTGATTGTGTCCTCTAGTTTTTTCAATAGCATCGTAGGACTTGAAGAGCTAGAGGAAATCTTGATGTATTTTGTCTACTACAACTTTCTTAATCTTAACTTGAGCGCCTACCTTTTAGAAGTAATAAACTGTCGAactaacaaatttaataatacattcCATTTAATAATCTAATTTAATATCTCTAATTATCTTTTATCGTTCCTGTAcatagatagatagatagaaTATAGATCTTTGCCTGCAGAGCCCTCTATTCTTCTTTCTTGCATACATCTGCCTTATCGATTTACGTTCTCTACAACTTCATCGCGACCAAAAGTGAACTTGAAACTTTTGCTTAAAGCTTCAGAGCTTCGCCTATAGATGGCGGAGGCGGGTAGGTATAGGCCTGACCTCTATTTTAAAAGTACTTACTAGTTTAAATACTGTAGGTAATATAGATAACATTTCAAGTGGGGAGAATTGCTGATACTCtttaaagcattttcaaatttattaaaacaatcaCAAACAATATACTAATCActctttttcgttttaatcTTATTTGTGCAACCTTTATTTCTATATATTCCCATCAACTTCTTTAATCCAAACACAACTAGGAGGGATATTGCAAAGAACGTTACACAGATGACACCAATGACATCGATCATGTAGTATTTGTAAAGAGGTAAGTAAACCCCCGACACCCTTAAATGTGGTGCCCCCTTGTGTCTTACCACATACTTAATCCAATAGTCCGCAGTTTTTATTGGGGTCATTGGACGGTCGTGCAACAAGGCTGAAGAGGTTTTGGCGGCTTGAAGGTATCTGAAGAAGAGAAAGAATTTGCGCCAAAGAATATTTATCAGGATAACCTAACGAGTGCCGAAAATTATTTCTCCTATAACCCCTTAAGACGGACATTCATCAAATAATTATCTTGGGCAAATCTTAcgaattagtaaaaatttgtcAGTTCCTAAAATTCTGCGTTTTTGAGCCTTAATGTCACCTAGGTAGTTATGCTCCTAAATTTTCTCGATGTTTTATGGCCAACACTAACACCCTGaggtaaataaacaaaattatgaaaggcttggtaacttttttatggCCCACCGAAAACCCAAGATCTTTTAAGTGTATACAGGCTGAATCTTAAATGGGTGTTTCCCTTTTAATACGACATAGATCTCAAAAATCTAGGCAAAATCTTTGTGTAacaattttcctaaatatcaaaaacaaccgaaatatgCGCATATGATAAAAAGTAAAACGAAATAcgggattttttaaataaccaacTTTTTAACACGTAAGTTGCAATGGAATAATAAGATGGTCCGCGAAATCACCAGATCTAAATCCATATGATTTTTATCTAGGGGAAAAGTTTGATGTTTATGACTGAAATTAACATAGTGGCAGATTTACGTGAACGGGTAGAAAGCGCCGCAGAAATAATTCGAGGAAAAAGATCTGTTCTGAACTGCATATACAGAATCGTGGATAAGGCGAACGACGATTTGTGTAAATGAATCTAATGGCGATAATTTCGAACGATTTTTGTAGCCAGTCCCGGAGAGAATGATAATTAAaggttttgttatttattaaaactttcaacgTGCATGtttcggttgtttttgagatttcgaaaaaatataacaaaaattttgcatagtttttgaggtctatgtcgttttaaaaggaaaatcctTAGTTAagattcaccctgtatacatgagATAGATCATATTCTGTAAAACAGCTTCTTGCAATCACTGATAAGGAATGGAATAGTTTAGTTTGTGGACCGGGTAGATAAGTTTAGAAGCCTCAAGATTGACTATTTTGTATTAAGGGATCAGTAATCCAATGATCGATACCTAAAGTTCATGAAGCTTATATGCTGATAACATTAAATCTTAAACTTACTTGGGATTTTCTAAAATCTCATTCAGAAGGTTTCCTAAACTTTCTTCAGTTATTTGTGAGAATGCAATGCTAAGCCCAAACCCTTTCTGAGTTATTCGAATGGCGTTCATCTTCTGATCTCCAAATATTGGCAAAGCAAGTATAGGTATGCCTGCATGTACTGTTTCAATAGTGCTGAGTAATCCTCCATGGCTTATAAAGAGTTTACAATTTGGATGAGCTATGAAGAAATTAGTTGGTTATAGTGAACGATTTAATTCTGTATAAATACATACCTAATATTTCCTGTTGGGGAAACCATTTGGAAATCATGACATTCTTGGGCTGGTTTTCTAGCTGGTCTTCATTCCATTTCCAGAGCACCTTCTCCTTCTTCGAGCCCAgtactttcaaaataatatcttTCTTGTTTTTTGGCATAGTCGATGGTACTAGATTGGAGCCTAAGCTGAAATATATCACTCCTTCTTTGGCATTGTCCATAAATTCTTTAAGTTCTTTGGGTAATCCTTTAAGGGCGCCCACATGAAACCCTCCTATATCGATCATATTGGGGACATGGGGCACTGCCTCATAAATGCTCTCGTGAGAGTTTATTAGTACTAAAGAGACATTGTATTGCAATTGCTCGAATGGAGGCGCTTTGGGGAAGTACTTTTGAAGAACTTTGCTCTGCCTTGGATAAAAGAACTGATACAACATGGTATCTTGGTATATTGCAAATAGGAAATTATACACCCTATCATAAAATGACATTTCCTTTCCATTTAGATTGAGGAACACATCTGGTATATAACTAGGGTTTGACGGATTGCCCACCAAATTGTTAATCCACACATTAGGCCCTATCGTACTAAAGATAATTAAAGGGGCATTATAATGGTCGGCAAACCCTTTAAGGGCGTCATCCAAAAACTGTTCCACAATAACCGCATCAAAGGTTTGATCTGACTTAAGCAAGTTTTGAACTTTCGGGTGACTCAGTACTGCTTCCATGATCTTCTCAAAACCCATGACGTAGAGGaaaaaaacttgcaaataTGGTGAGATATTCTCCATGTCGAACAAATTACGTTTTTCGGTAGAGTTAgctgaaaaattattgtttctgtTAGACGGTGGTAGGGGCTGTAAACTTAGGGCGTTGAATAAGCCATTTACTATTTGAAGGGTCGCTCGTAACAACGTTGTAAATAACATTTTGCTGAAATGCGGGGTTAACATGGAAAAACGTTGTATGGAGATATACGAATGTGACAGTAAATGCAAGGTTGTTACAGTCAATAACCAGGGTTCTGAAATGTTAAAGTCCCTTTATTATAAAAGCAGACTGACGTCACAAATGAGAATTAATTGTTGCTAAGCAACAAATAtagctttatttttgtttgttgcaATAATATTTGCGTGTCTTGTTACATCGTTTCCGGGCCAACCTGATGCGGCTTTGACGCATATTTTCGGgaactttaaatattaaattatcaaaattttgaacacgaaatttgtcttttgtgcatttcttgtttttcggttctttttaagtttatttttgttcgacTTATTATTGCTTTACATTAAAATCTGTTCTATTAAGAACAAATCTATGAAATAACAACGGTTTTTTATTGCCTTTAACTGCTGTGCGAAAGCAAAGTTTAttctataatattaaaattgaaaagttgaTTCCAAAAACTGGGTAAAAGAAATGTTCTTACACCGTATAGTTTCAGTACTTAACTTGGGATATCCCCATATAagttttcctgaaataattaataattcttttaacatttaagataaatatgatACTGTTTTATactaaaatgaagaaaattgaatttcctcTCCTACGTTATAAAAAGCATAccattctatttgaaaaaaaaaacaagaaaatttaagttgaaaaagtgaaaatgaaagTGCCATtgtgaacaccctgtatgtatttttgattaaatgaGTATTCGTGCCTGATAAGGTGATCTTACGTGAAAATCCAtcctaaaattatcaaaatctaacTTAAGTTAACTgcgatataaatttttttatgaggcactgcaaatatctaaaatttcttttataatgtCACAGCTTCAAGTTATTGTATCGCAgagtaaaaaatctttaaactaACAACATCAAGAGAGGATTCTATCATGTGAAAAAATGCAGGTggtcctatttaaaaaaattacattttatgatACCCCTTTTTTTGGGATGTTCTGTAGAGTTGtcactaattttaacatttacttTCATTAACTCTATCTACATCcccataatt belongs to Euwallacea similis isolate ESF13 chromosome 7, ESF131.1, whole genome shotgun sequence and includes:
- the LOC136409805 gene encoding UDP-glycosyltransferase UGT5-like; this translates as MNFKLCLVLLAVITNNCASGLKLLLVFPIPSKSHYFLGNELGKGLARLGNEVTILAPFEDKDPQANYRTLLLDKLTNSTEKRNLFDMENISPYLQVFFLYVMGFEKIMEAVLSHPKVQNLLKSDQTFDAVIVEQFLDDALKGFADHYNAPLIIFSTIGPNVWINNLVGNPSNPSYIPDVFLNLNGKEMSFYDRVYNFLFAIYQDTMLYQFFYPRQSKVLQKYFPKAPPFEQLQYNVSLVLINSHESIYEAVPHVPNMIDIGGFHVGALKGLPKELKEFMDNAKEGVIYFSLGSNLVPSTMPKNKKDIILKVLGSKKEKVLWKWNEDQLENQPKNVMISKWFPQQEILAHPNCKLFISHGGLLSTIETVHAGIPILALPIFGDQKMNAIRITQKGFGLSIAFSQITEESLGNLLNEILENPKYLQAAKTSSALLHDRPMTPIKTADYWIKYVVRHKGAPHLRVSGVYLPLYKYYMIDVIGVICVTFFAISLLVVFGLKKLMGIYRNKGCTNKIKTKKSD